A portion of the Streptomyces sp. NBC_00376 genome contains these proteins:
- a CDS encoding glycoside hydrolase family 18 protein produces the protein MFGTHRPRARFRALAAAACTAALGATLLGVAGTASAGTPPTTRAAGPASADAAPTAAGDKVVGYFTNWGVYGRNYHVRNIETSGSADKLTHINYAFGNVTGGKCTIGDSYADYEKAYTADQSVDGVADTWDQDLRGNFNQLRKLKKLHPDLKIIWSFGGWTWSGGFGEAAKNPAAFADSCYNLVEDPRWADVFDGIDIDWEYPNACGLTCDTSGPDALKGLTTALRSKFGSNNLVTAAITADGSEGGKIDAADYAGAAQSLDWYNVMTYDFFGAWDAKGPTAPHSPLTSYDGIPKEGFSSEAAIAKLKAQGVPASKLLLGIGFYGRGWTGVTQDAPGSTATGAAPGTYEAGIEDYKVLKNSCPATGTVAGTAYAHCGTNWWSYDTPATIATKMNWKNQQGLGGTFFWELSGDTSDGELIKAIN, from the coding sequence ATGTTCGGTACGCACCGTCCCCGCGCCCGTTTCCGGGCGCTCGCCGCAGCCGCCTGTACCGCCGCCCTCGGCGCCACCCTGCTGGGTGTCGCGGGCACCGCGTCGGCCGGCACACCCCCCACCACGCGGGCCGCGGGCCCCGCATCCGCCGACGCGGCCCCCACGGCGGCCGGCGACAAGGTGGTCGGATACTTCACCAACTGGGGTGTCTACGGCCGCAATTACCACGTCAGGAACATCGAGACGTCCGGCTCGGCCGACAAGCTCACGCACATCAACTACGCCTTCGGCAACGTCACCGGAGGCAAGTGCACGATCGGTGACTCCTACGCCGACTACGAGAAGGCGTACACCGCCGACCAGTCCGTCGACGGCGTCGCCGACACCTGGGACCAGGACCTGCGCGGCAACTTCAACCAGCTGCGCAAGCTGAAGAAGCTGCACCCGGACCTCAAGATCATCTGGTCGTTCGGCGGCTGGACCTGGTCCGGTGGCTTCGGCGAGGCCGCGAAGAACCCCGCCGCGTTCGCCGACTCCTGCTACAACCTGGTGGAGGACCCCCGCTGGGCCGATGTCTTCGACGGCATCGACATCGACTGGGAGTACCCCAACGCCTGCGGTCTGACCTGTGACACCAGCGGCCCGGACGCACTGAAGGGCCTCACCACCGCGCTGCGCTCGAAGTTCGGCAGCAACAACCTGGTGACGGCCGCCATCACCGCCGACGGATCCGAGGGCGGCAAGATCGACGCCGCCGACTACGCCGGCGCCGCCCAGTCCCTGGACTGGTACAACGTGATGACGTACGACTTCTTCGGCGCCTGGGACGCCAAGGGCCCGACCGCCCCGCACTCCCCGCTCACCTCCTACGACGGCATCCCGAAGGAGGGCTTCAGCAGCGAGGCGGCCATCGCCAAGCTGAAGGCCCAGGGCGTCCCCGCGTCCAAGCTGCTCCTCGGCATCGGCTTCTACGGCCGCGGCTGGACCGGCGTCACCCAGGACGCACCCGGCTCCACCGCCACCGGCGCCGCACCCGGCACCTACGAGGCGGGCATCGAGGACTACAAGGTCCTCAAGAACAGCTGCCCGGCCACCGGCACCGTCGCCGGCACCGCGTACGCCCACTGCGGCACCAACTGGTGGAGCTACGACACCCCGGCCACCATCGCCACCAAGATGAACTGGAAGAACCAGCAGGGTCTCGGCGGCACCTTCTTCTGGGAGCTGAGCGGTGACACCTCCGACGGCGAGCTGATCAAGGCGATCAACTAG
- a CDS encoding acyl-CoA dehydrogenase family protein: protein MSDRAQHLVERRLPTEESRQLVALVRDIAQREIAPRAAEEEEAGRFPREVFSLLSESGLLGLPYDSAHGGGDQPYEVYLQVLEELAAARLTVGLGVSVHSLACHAVAGYGTKEQRAEHLPAMLGGGLLGAYCLSEPASGSDAASLRTKAVRDGDDWVITGTKAWITHGGIADFYTVLARTGAEGPRGITAFLVPGDAEGLDAAAPEKKMGMKGSPTAQLNFDGVRVSDARRIGEEGQGFAIALSALDSGRLGIAACAIGVAQAALSEAIGYAGGRQQFGRPIADFQGLRFMLADMATQIEAGRALYLEAARLRDEGKPFSRQAAMAKLFCTDIAMRVTVDAVQVLGGYGYTLDFPVERLMREAKVLQIVEGTNQIQRMVIARHLAGPETR from the coding sequence ATGTCCGACCGTGCCCAGCATTTGGTGGAACGCCGTCTGCCCACCGAGGAGTCCAGGCAGCTCGTCGCGCTCGTCCGCGACATCGCCCAGCGAGAGATCGCGCCCCGGGCGGCCGAGGAGGAGGAAGCGGGCCGGTTCCCGCGCGAGGTCTTCTCGCTGCTCTCCGAGTCCGGACTGCTGGGACTGCCCTACGACTCCGCCCACGGCGGCGGCGACCAGCCGTACGAGGTCTACCTCCAGGTCCTCGAAGAGCTCGCGGCCGCCCGGCTGACCGTCGGCCTCGGCGTCAGCGTCCACTCCCTGGCCTGTCACGCGGTCGCCGGATACGGCACCAAGGAGCAGCGGGCCGAACACCTCCCGGCGATGCTGGGAGGCGGCCTGCTGGGCGCCTACTGCCTCTCCGAGCCCGCCTCCGGCTCCGACGCCGCCTCGCTCCGCACGAAGGCCGTACGGGACGGCGACGACTGGGTCATCACCGGCACCAAGGCGTGGATCACCCACGGCGGCATCGCCGACTTCTACACGGTCCTGGCCCGCACCGGGGCCGAGGGCCCCCGCGGCATCACCGCTTTCCTGGTCCCCGGCGACGCCGAGGGGCTCGACGCGGCCGCCCCCGAGAAGAAGATGGGCATGAAGGGCTCGCCCACCGCCCAGCTGAACTTCGACGGCGTACGGGTTTCCGACGCGCGCCGGATCGGCGAGGAGGGCCAGGGCTTCGCGATCGCCCTGTCCGCACTCGACTCCGGGCGCCTGGGCATCGCCGCCTGCGCCATCGGCGTCGCCCAGGCGGCCCTGAGCGAGGCCATCGGCTACGCCGGTGGGCGGCAGCAGTTCGGGCGTCCGATCGCGGACTTCCAGGGGCTGCGCTTCATGCTCGCCGACATGGCCACCCAGATCGAGGCGGGCCGGGCGCTCTACCTGGAGGCGGCCCGGCTCCGCGACGAGGGCAAGCCCTTCTCGCGCCAGGCGGCCATGGCCAAGCTGTTCTGCACGGACATCGCCATGCGGGTCACCGTGGACGCCGTCCAGGTGCTCGGCGGGTACGGCTACACCCTCGACTTCCCCGTCGAGCGGCTGATGCGCGAGGCGAAGGTGCTGCAGATCGTCGAGGGCACCAATCAGATCCAGCGGATGGTCATCGCGCGCCACCTCGCGGGTCCTGAGACGCGCTGA
- a CDS encoding Lrp/AsnC family transcriptional regulator: MEELDRQIVELLVKDGRMSYTDLGKATGLSTSAVHQRVRRLEQRGVIRGYAAVVDPEAVGLPLTAFISVKPFDPSAPDDISERLADVPELEACHSVAGDENYILKVRVATPLELEHLLTRIRSLAGVSTRTTVVLSTPYEARPPRI, from the coding sequence ATGGAGGAGCTGGACCGACAGATCGTGGAGTTGCTCGTCAAGGACGGGCGGATGAGCTACACCGACCTGGGCAAGGCCACGGGCCTGTCCACATCGGCCGTTCATCAGCGTGTCCGCAGGCTGGAGCAGCGTGGGGTGATCCGGGGCTACGCCGCGGTCGTCGACCCCGAGGCCGTCGGCCTTCCGCTCACCGCGTTCATCTCGGTGAAACCCTTCGACCCGAGCGCGCCGGACGACATCTCCGAGCGGCTCGCGGACGTCCCGGAGCTGGAGGCCTGCCACAGCGTCGCGGGTGACGAGAACTACATCCTCAAGGTGCGCGTCGCGACACCGCTGGAACTGGAGCACCTGCTCACCCGGATCCGTTCGCTGGCCGGTGTCTCCACCCGCACCACGGTCGTCCTGTCCACGCCGTACGAGGCACGGCCGCCGAGGATCTGA
- a CDS encoding amidohydrolase, with product MTESTAPQSEHRTVLLRGGDVHSPADPFATAMVVERGHVAWVGSEGAADAFASGVDEVVDLDGALVTPAFTDAHVHTTSTGLALTGLDLSGARTLDEALGLLRAYVAAHPEDRVVLGHGWDAARWPEQRPPSRGELDAAAGGHPVYLPRVDVHSAVVTTALLDLVPGVTGLTGYHPDAPLTGAAHHAVRSAAHGALSPRQRADAQRAALRHAASLGIGTVHECGGPDISDEEDFAGLLKLAAAESGPRVFGYWAERVADEKDARRIRELGAVGAAGDLFVDGSLGSHTACLHEPYADGPAGRTGTAHLDAAQIAAHVTACTEAGLQAGFHAIGDAALSAVVDGVRAAAETLGLPRIRGARHRVEHAEMLTPETVAAFAELGLTASVQPAFDAAWGGEEGMYAQRLGAERARTLNPYAALLRAGVPLAFGSDSPVTPLDPWGTVRAAAFHRTPEHRISVRAGFTAHTRGGWRAVGRDDAGTLVPGALADYVVWRTADLVVQAPDDRVARWSTDPRSGTPGLPDLTPGVDLPVCLRTVVFGRTVYERPNE from the coding sequence ATGACCGAGAGCACCGCCCCCCAGAGCGAACACCGCACCGTGCTGCTGCGCGGTGGAGACGTCCACAGCCCCGCCGACCCCTTCGCCACCGCCATGGTGGTCGAACGCGGCCACGTCGCCTGGGTGGGCTCGGAAGGGGCCGCCGACGCCTTCGCGAGCGGCGTCGACGAAGTGGTCGACCTCGACGGCGCGCTGGTGACCCCCGCGTTCACCGACGCCCACGTCCACACCACATCGACCGGCCTGGCCCTCACCGGCCTCGACCTGTCCGGTGCCCGGACCCTCGACGAGGCGCTCGGCCTGCTGCGCGCGTACGTGGCCGCGCACCCCGAGGACCGGGTCGTCCTCGGCCACGGCTGGGACGCCGCCCGCTGGCCGGAGCAGCGTCCCCCGTCGCGCGGGGAGCTCGACGCGGCGGCCGGCGGACACCCGGTCTACCTGCCCCGGGTCGACGTGCACTCCGCGGTCGTCACCACCGCCCTGCTCGACCTGGTCCCCGGCGTCACCGGGCTGACCGGCTACCACCCCGACGCCCCGCTGACCGGCGCCGCCCACCACGCGGTCCGCTCCGCGGCCCACGGCGCCCTCTCGCCGAGGCAGCGCGCCGACGCCCAGCGCGCCGCACTGCGGCACGCCGCGTCGCTCGGCATCGGCACCGTCCACGAGTGCGGCGGCCCCGACATCTCCGACGAGGAGGACTTCGCCGGACTGCTGAAGCTCGCCGCCGCCGAGAGCGGGCCGCGGGTCTTCGGCTACTGGGCCGAGCGGGTCGCCGACGAGAAGGACGCCCGCCGGATCCGGGAACTCGGCGCCGTCGGCGCGGCCGGGGACCTCTTCGTGGACGGCTCGCTCGGCTCGCACACCGCCTGCCTGCACGAGCCCTACGCCGACGGCCCGGCCGGACGCACCGGCACCGCGCACCTGGACGCGGCGCAGATCGCCGCCCATGTCACCGCGTGCACCGAGGCGGGGCTCCAGGCCGGCTTCCACGCCATCGGGGACGCGGCGCTCTCCGCGGTGGTGGACGGGGTCAGGGCCGCCGCCGAGACGCTCGGGCTGCCCCGGATCCGGGGCGCCAGGCACCGTGTCGAGCACGCCGAGATGCTCACCCCCGAGACCGTGGCAGCGTTCGCGGAGCTCGGGCTGACCGCCTCCGTCCAGCCCGCCTTCGACGCCGCCTGGGGCGGCGAGGAGGGCATGTACGCCCAGCGGCTCGGCGCCGAGCGGGCCAGGACCCTCAACCCGTACGCGGCGCTCCTGCGGGCCGGTGTGCCCCTCGCCTTCGGCTCGGACAGCCCGGTGACCCCGCTCGACCCGTGGGGCACCGTACGGGCCGCCGCCTTCCACCGCACGCCCGAGCACCGGATCTCCGTTCGGGCGGGCTTCACCGCCCACACCCGGGGCGGCTGGCGGGCCGTCGGCCGGGACGACGCGGGGACCCTGGTGCCCGGCGCCCTCGCCGACTACGTGGTCTGGCGCACCGCTGACCTGGTGGTCCAGGCCCCGGACGACCGGGTCGCCCGCTGGTCGACCGACCCCCGATCGGGCACGCCCGGTCTGCCGGATCTCACCCCCGGCGTCGATCTGCCGGTCTGTCTTCGGACCGTGGTCTTCGGACGAACTGTCTACGAGCGTCCGAACGAGTGA
- a CDS encoding polyprenol monophosphomannose synthase: MNDGGQRRYGPLGRILVIIPTYNEAENIKPIVSRVRAAVPDADILVADDNSPDGTGKVADEIAAEDSQVQVLHRKGKEGLGAAYLAGFRWGTEHGYGVLVEMDADGSHQPEELPRLLTALKGADLVLGSRWVPGGRVVNWPKSREMISRGGSTYSRLLLGLRTRDVTGGYRAFRAETLDGIGLDQVASQGYCFQVDLARRAVEAGYHVVEVPITFVDREIGDSKMSRDILVEALWRVTSWGVTSRTNRVLGRKAI; this comes from the coding sequence GTGAACGACGGCGGTCAGCGGCGGTACGGCCCGCTCGGCAGAATCCTGGTGATCATTCCGACCTACAACGAGGCCGAGAACATCAAGCCGATCGTCAGCCGGGTGCGCGCCGCTGTGCCGGACGCCGACATCCTGGTCGCCGACGACAACAGCCCCGACGGCACCGGCAAGGTCGCCGACGAGATCGCCGCCGAGGACAGCCAGGTCCAGGTGCTGCACCGCAAGGGCAAGGAAGGGCTGGGCGCGGCCTATCTCGCGGGCTTCCGCTGGGGCACCGAGCACGGCTACGGCGTTCTCGTGGAGATGGACGCCGACGGCTCGCACCAGCCCGAGGAACTGCCCAGGCTGCTGACCGCGCTCAAGGGCGCCGACCTGGTGCTCGGATCCCGCTGGGTGCCGGGCGGGCGCGTGGTCAACTGGCCCAAGTCCCGCGAAATGATCTCCCGCGGCGGCAGCACCTACTCCCGGCTCCTCCTCGGGCTGCGGACCAGGGACGTCACCGGCGGCTACCGGGCCTTCCGCGCCGAGACCCTGGACGGCATCGGTCTCGACCAGGTCGCCTCGCAGGGCTACTGCTTCCAGGTCGACCTGGCCCGCCGGGCCGTCGAGGCCGGCTACCACGTCGTAGAGGTGCCGATCACCTTCGTCGACAGGGAGATCGGCGACTCGAAGATGAGCCGCGACATCCTGGTCGAGGCCCTCTGGCGGGTCACCTCCTGGGGCGTCACCTCCCGTACGAACCGGGTCCTGGGCCGCAAGGCGATCTGA
- the fxsA gene encoding FxsA family membrane protein translates to MTTGTPPPTAPKRSRARTLVPLAIAAWAVLEIWLLTVVANAAGGFTVLLLLVAGIVLGAAVMKRAGRRAFSNLTQTFQQMPGQPGAATAPPAEGSGGKGNGFLMLGGLLLMIPGIVSDVAGLLLLVPPVRSWLGRYAERSLERRMRAATPGSLSDAFQQARIHRPDGKIVQGEVIREDGAQPGARHDEGPRPPLTP, encoded by the coding sequence ATGACGACCGGCACACCGCCCCCGACCGCCCCCAAGCGCTCCCGCGCCCGTACCCTCGTCCCCCTCGCCATCGCCGCCTGGGCGGTGCTGGAGATCTGGCTGCTCACCGTCGTGGCAAACGCGGCGGGCGGGTTCACCGTGCTGCTGCTCCTCGTGGCGGGCATCGTGCTCGGCGCCGCCGTGATGAAGCGGGCCGGCCGCCGGGCCTTCAGCAACCTCACCCAGACGTTCCAGCAGATGCCGGGGCAGCCCGGCGCCGCGACCGCCCCGCCCGCCGAGGGCTCGGGCGGCAAGGGCAACGGCTTCCTGATGCTCGGCGGCCTGCTGCTGATGATCCCGGGCATCGTCTCGGACGTGGCGGGGCTCCTGCTGCTGGTACCGCCGGTCCGTTCCTGGCTCGGCCGGTACGCGGAACGGTCGCTGGAGCGCCGGATGCGCGCCGCGACCCCCGGCAGCCTTTCCGACGCCTTCCAGCAGGCCCGCATCCACCGGCCGGACGGAAAGATCGTCCAGGGCGAGGTCATCCGCGAGGACGGCGCGCAGCCGGGCGCACGCCACGACGAGGGCCCCCGGCCGCCGCTGACTCCCTGA
- a CDS encoding RNA polymerase-binding protein RbpA yields the protein MSERALRGTRLVVTSYETDRGIDLAPRQAVEYACQNGHRFEMPFSVEAEIPPEWECKACGAMALLVDGDGPEEKKGKPARTHWDMLMERRTREELEEVLAERLAVLRSGAMNIAVHPRDSRKSA from the coding sequence ATGAGTGAGCGAGCTCTCCGCGGCACGCGACTCGTGGTTACCAGCTACGAGACGGACCGCGGCATCGATCTGGCCCCGCGCCAGGCGGTGGAGTACGCATGCCAGAACGGACATCGATTTGAGATGCCGTTCTCGGTAGAGGCGGAAATTCCGCCGGAGTGGGAGTGCAAGGCGTGCGGCGCCATGGCACTCCTGGTGGACGGGGATGGCCCCGAGGAGAAGAAGGGCAAGCCTGCGCGTACGCACTGGGACATGCTCATGGAGCGGCGCACACGCGAGGAGCTGGAGGAAGTGCTCGCCGAGAGGTTGGCGGTTCTGCGCTCCGGAGCCATGAACATCGCCGTACACCCGCGGGACAGCAGGAAGTCTGCCTGA
- a CDS encoding MFS transporter gives MSAETAETAGPTEPTADAAEAASRRREQHGWYFYDFACSVYSTSVLTVFIGPYLTSIAKAAADADGFVHPLGIPVRAGSLFAYAVSVSVVVAVIMMPIVGAAADRTGRKKPLLAAAAYTGAVATAGMFFLDGHRYLLGAFLLIVANAAISVSMVLYNAYLPQIAGPEERDTVSSRGWAFGYTSGALVLVLNLVLYTGHDSFGLSESDSVRICLASAGLWWGAFTIVPLRRLRDRQVAPGGEGAVGSGWRQLMATLRDMRRHPLTLSFLLAYLIYNDGVQTVISQASVYGSEELDLDQTTLITAVLLVQVLAVAGALGMGRLARSYGAKRTILGSLVVWTLILVTGYFLPAGAPVYFYALASAIGLVLGGSQALSRSLFSHLVPRGKEAEYFSAYEMSDRGLSWLGPLVFGLAYQLTGSYRDAIISLVIFFVVGSVLLARVPVRRAVAAAGNPVPERI, from the coding sequence TTGAGCGCCGAGACCGCGGAAACCGCTGGGCCGACGGAACCGACAGCGGATGCCGCCGAGGCCGCGAGCCGCAGACGTGAACAACACGGCTGGTATTTCTATGACTTCGCCTGCTCGGTCTACTCGACGAGCGTCCTGACGGTCTTCATCGGCCCCTATCTCACCTCGATAGCCAAGGCGGCCGCCGACGCCGACGGCTTCGTGCACCCGCTCGGCATCCCGGTCCGCGCCGGGTCGCTGTTCGCCTACGCGGTCTCGGTGTCCGTCGTGGTCGCGGTGATCATGATGCCGATCGTGGGCGCCGCCGCGGACCGTACGGGGCGCAAGAAGCCGCTGCTGGCGGCCGCCGCCTACACAGGAGCCGTCGCGACCGCCGGCATGTTCTTCCTGGACGGCCACCGCTATCTGCTGGGCGCCTTCCTCCTGATCGTGGCGAACGCCGCGATCTCGGTGTCGATGGTGCTCTACAACGCGTATCTGCCGCAGATCGCCGGACCGGAGGAGCGGGACACGGTCTCCTCGCGCGGCTGGGCCTTCGGATACACCTCGGGTGCGCTCGTCCTGGTCCTGAACCTGGTCCTGTACACGGGCCACGACTCCTTCGGCCTGTCCGAGTCCGACTCGGTGCGGATCTGCCTCGCGTCGGCGGGCCTGTGGTGGGGCGCCTTCACGATCGTGCCGCTGCGCAGGCTGCGCGACCGGCAGGTGGCGCCGGGCGGCGAAGGTGCGGTCGGTTCGGGGTGGCGGCAGCTGATGGCCACCCTGCGCGACATGCGCCGCCATCCGCTGACGCTCTCCTTCCTGCTGGCGTACCTGATCTACAACGACGGCGTGCAGACGGTGATCTCCCAGGCCTCGGTCTACGGCTCGGAGGAGCTGGACCTCGACCAGACGACCCTGATCACGGCGGTGCTGCTGGTGCAGGTGCTCGCGGTGGCCGGAGCGCTGGGGATGGGCCGACTGGCCCGCTCGTACGGCGCGAAGCGCACGATCCTCGGCTCGCTCGTCGTCTGGACGCTGATTCTCGTCACCGGTTACTTCCTCCCCGCCGGGGCGCCGGTCTACTTCTATGCGCTGGCGTCGGCGATCGGCCTGGTCCTGGGCGGCAGCCAGGCGCTGTCGCGCTCGCTGTTCTCCCATCTGGTGCCGCGCGGCAAGGAGGCCGAGTACTTCTCCGCGTACGAGATGAGCGACCGCGGACTGAGCTGGCTGGGGCCATTGGTGTTCGGACTCGCGTACCAGCTGACCGGCAGCTACCGGGATGCGATCATCTCGTTGGTGATCTTCTTCGTGGTCGGTTCCGTGCTGCTCGCGAGGGTACCGGTACGGCGGGCCGTGGCGGCCGCCGGCAATCCCGTTCCGGAACGGATTTAG